The genomic segment CGCGAGCGGATCGGGCTGGCAACACTCGACGCGGCGCTGGTCCGGGCGGCGACCGCCGAAGGCGTGGCGCTGGTCGGCGCATGAGCGGATGAACGCGATCACACGCCGCCGCCTGCTGGCGACCGCTGCTGGCCTTGCCGCGACGGCCGGGCTCTCCTCCCTATGGATCTCCCGCATGAGCTATTACCAAGGCCCGGTCACCGATCACTTCGACGGCACGCGCTTCTTCGATCCCGATGGCGCGCCGCCGAAGAGCTTCTGGGAGGTGATGCGCTGGCGGTTCAGCCACAAGCCGGCGCAATGGCCCGAATGGGCACCGAGCCCGTTCGCCGACACCCCGCCGCCCCGCGTCGACGGCGCCGGCGTCAGGCTGGTTTATGTCGGCCATGCGAGCTGGCTGATCCAGACCGCCGGGCTCAACATTCTGATCGACCCGGTATGGTCGGAGCGGGTGTCGCCGGTGAGCTTCGCCGGGCCGAAGCGGCACAACGATCCGGGCATCGCGTTCGACCGCCTGCCGAAGATCGACGTGGTGCTGGTGTCGCACGGCCATTACGACCATCTCGACCTCGCTACGCTGTCGCGGCTTGCCGCTGCGCATGCGCCGCGGGTGATCACGCCGCTCGGCAATGATCTGACGATGACGGCGCATGACGACAGCATCCGCGCCGAAGCTTATGACTGGAGCGACCGGGTCGAACTGAACGATCGCGTCGCCGTGACGCTGGTGCCGACCCGGCACTGGACCGCGCGCGGCCTGTTCGACCGCAATCGCGCGCTGTGGGCCAGCTTCGTGCTCGAAACGCCTGCCGGCAGGATCTACGTGGTGTGCGACTCCGGCTATGGCGACGGCCGGCATTTCCGCCGCGTCCGCGATGCGCACGCCCCGCTGAAGCTGGCGATCCTGCCGATCGGCGCCTACGAGCCGCGCTGGTTCATGCAGGATCAGCACATGAACCCGGCCGATGCGGTGAAGGCGCTGGCCGATTGCGGCGCCGAGCGGGCGCTCGCCAATCACCACGGCACTTTCCAGCTCACCGACGAGGCGATCGATGCTCCCGAGCAGGCGCTGTATGCGGCGCTCGATGCCGAGGGCGTGCCGCGTGAGCGGTTTCCGGTGCTGAAGCCCGGGCAGGTGTTCGAGCTGTGAGCGTCGTGCTTACTGCGCCTTGACGCCCCAGTTCACCGTGACCGACACGTTCAGGGATTGCTCGCCCGGCGCAACCTGAGCGCCGGCCGACAGATCCGCCGCCATCTTGCGCATCGGCATGACGCCGGGGCCGGAATCCTCCGCGATCGACACCGGCGCCCCGAGTGTGAGGCCGGCGGCACGGGCGTAGATTTCGGCTTTGCGGCGCGCATCGGCGACCGCTTCGGTCCGCGCTTCGTCGAGCAGTTTCGATGCGTTGCTGACCGTGAAGCTGATGCCGCGAACCTCATTGGCGCCGGCCACCATCAGCCGGTCGAGAATGCCCGCCACCGCCGCGATGTCGCGCACCCGCACCGATACGATGTTCTTGGCCACATAGCCGGTGACCTCGCTCGGGCCGGGACGGTCGGCGTATTGCGGCTGCAGCGACAATTGCGAGGTCTGGATGTCCTTGCCGTCGATGCCGGCATTCTTCAACTCCAGCAACACCTTGCCGATCGCCAGATTGGTGGCTTCCGCCGCCGCGCGGGCCGACTTGGCGAAGTTCGACACCCCGGCTTCGATCACGGCGGTGTCGGGCGCGACCGACTTCTGGGCTTCCCCGCGCACAACGATGCCCGGCGGCGGGACATCCTGGGCGCGGGCCGGGAGCGTGACGAACAGGCAGCAGGTGGCGGCAGCGATGGAGAGCGAGCGGAGCATATTCATTTCATCGGCACGTAAACGTTGATCACCAGCTTGTCTTCGGCGGTCTTCAGCGGGTCGGTCATGTATTCCTCGATGAAGGTGTCCTTGGCCTCGAGCTTCTTGTCGTCGAGGAAGTTGGTGATCGCCTCGTAGGTGTTGTCCATGTTGTCGTAGGAGCCGCGGTGGACGAATTTCAGCGCCTTGCCGTCAGGCGACTTGCCGATGCTCATCGACTTGCCGAGGTTCTTCGGTTCCTGCGGCACCGGGATTTGCGCCTGGAAGGTGAAGCCGGCGTCGTCGGTCGAGGTGTAGACGATCATCGGGTTGCCGTTCGGCGCGATGCCTTGCTTGTCGAGCAGCGCGGTCAGCGACTTGAACGCGTCCATCAGGCTGTCGAAGGCGTTGTCCCAGTTCGCCTTGCCCTTCAGGATCACCACCGTCTTCGGCTCCAGCGTGCTCTCTTCGCCGAACGGATCGGCGGTCTGCACCGGCGCGGGAGCGGACGGCGCCGCCGGGGTCTGGGTCGCTGACGGAGCCGACGGCGTGGTCGGAACAGGCGTCGCGGACGGCGCTTCGCTCGCGGCCGGCGGCGTGGCAGGCGCGGGGGCCGCCGGAGTTGCGGACGTGGCAGGCGCCGCCGGCGTCTGAGCTTGTGCCGGTGCTGCGGCCGGCGGCTTGTCCTTGGCGTCCTTGCTGGCATCGGGGGCGGTCTGGGCCGATGCGCCGGCGATTCCGAGCGTCAGCACCAGCGCCGGCATCAGCCCGACACGCGTAAGACCAAACAGGCAGGGGCGTTCCATTCCATCTCTCCCAAGGCCACCGCGAACGTCGCCCGACCTTCCCGCGTGGCGCAGCATCGGACTTCGCGCGAGTCACCGAGTCGAGCGGTTTCTCATAACATCCGATCCGCGATTTCGTCCCATTCCGGCGAGCCATGCGACGGCCGTGTGGCTTCCCTGTGGCCGCGCGCCGCCGTGGGCGACGGACTGGCCAAACCAGCCCGGCTTCGCCATATAGGCGCAACGAGGACGAGAGCATGAGCGCGCTGGATAACCGCCTGTTTGCCAAGATGAACGGCATCGGCAACGAGATCGTGGTGGTCGACCTGCGCGATCAGCCGGCGCCGGTGACGCCGGCCGATGCGCGGGCGGTGGCGGCCCACGTGCCCTACGATCAACTGATGCTGTTGCAGCCGGCGCGGCTGCCCGGCACCGAAGCCTTCGTCCGGATCTACAACAATGACGGCTCCGAATCCGGCGCCTGTGGTAACGGCATGCGCTGCGTCGCGCGGCAGATGTTTGCAGGCAGCGACAAGAACGGCCTGACCTTCGAGACCCGCGCCGGCCTGCTCAATTGCTGGCGGGGCCCGGCCGACGGCCTCTACACCGTCGACATGGGTGAGCCGAAGTTCGGTTGGCAGGACATCCCGCTCGCCGAGGAATTCCGCGACACCCGGATGATCGAACTGCAGATTGGCCCGATCGACGCGCCGGTGCTGCATACGCCGTCGGTGGTCAGCATGGGCAATCCGCACGCGATCTTCTGGGTCGACGATGTGAACGCCTATGATCTCGGCCGGTTCGGACCGCTGCTGGAGAACCACCCGATCTTCCCGGAGCGCGCCAACATCACGCTCGCCCACATCGTCGACCGTCAGCACATCACCATGCGGACCTGGGAACGCGGCGCCGGGCTGACCAAGGCGTGCGGCTCCGCCGCCTGCGCCACCGCGGTCGCGGCGGCGCGGCTGAAGCGCACCCACCGGACTGTCGAGATGACGCTGCCGGGCGGCCAACTCACCATCGAGTGGCGCGAGAGCGACAATCACGTGCTGATGACCGGCGGTGCCGCATTCGAGTTCGAAGGCCGGTTCGACCCGGCGCTATTCTCCGGCGCGCTCGACCCGACTGGCGCCTGATGGCCGTCGAGGTCGTCACCTTCGGCTGCCGCCTCAATGCGTTCGAGTCCGAGCTGATCCGGCGCGAAGCGGAAGGCGCCGGCCTCGCCGACGCCATCGTGGTCAATAGCTGCGCAGTCACCAACGAGGCCGTGGCGCAGGCGCGGCAGCAGATCCGCAAGCTGAAGCGCGCGCGCCCCGAAGCCCGGATCATCGTCACTGGCTGCGCGGCGCAGACCGAGCCGGCGACGTTCGCCGCAATGGCAGAGGTCGACCGCGTCATCGGCAACGACGACAAGACCCGCAGCGATGCCTGGCACGCCGCCAAGAGTGCACTCGAGGCCAGCCCAAGCTTCGGACTCGACACCGAGCAGAAGATCGCGGTCGCCGACATCATGGCGGTGCGCGAAATGGCGCCGCATCTGCTGGACGGTTACCAGAGCGGGCTGCCGCGGGTGTTCGTGCAGGTGCAGAACGGCTGCGACCATCGCTGCACCTTCTGCATCATCCCGTATGGACGCGGTAACTCCCGATCGGTGCCGGTCGGCGCGGTGGTCGAACAGGTGCGGCTGCTGGCCGAGCGTGGCCACGCCGAGATCGTGCTGACCGGCGTCGACCTGACCAGCTATGGGGCCGACCTGCCGGGCGCGCCGAAGCTCGGCACGCTGGTTAAGAAAGTGTTACGGCACGTGCCGGAGCTGCAGCGGCTGCGGATCTCGTCGATCGATCAGGTCGAGGCCGATCGCGACCTGATCGATGCGCTCGCCACCGAGCCGCGGCTGATGCCGCATCTGCACCTGTCGCTGCAGGCCGGCGATGATCTGATCCTCAAACGGATGAAGCGCCGGCATGCGCGGGCCGATGCGATCGCGTTCTGTGCCGAGGTGCGGCGGCGGCGGCCGGACATCGCGCTCGGCGCCGATCTGATCGCCGGATTTCCGACCGAGACCGAGGAGATGTTTCAGCGCTCGCTCGACCTGGTCGAGGAATGCGGCCTGACGTTTCTGCACGTTTTTCCGTATTCACCGCGCCCCGGCACACCCGCGGCGCGGATGCCGCAGCTCGATGGCCGCGTGATCCGCGACCGCGCCGCCCGCCTGCGTGCCGCAGGCGAAGCAGCGCTGCAGCGGCGGCTGGCCGCGGAGATCGGCGCCACGCGCGCGGTGCTGATCGAGAGCCCGACACAGGGCCGCACCGAGCACTTCCTTCCGGTCGCGATCTCAGGCGCGACGCCGGGCGAGGTGCAGACCCTGCGGATCATCGGGCACGATGGCGCGCGACTGACCGCGTAGAGACGCGAATTACTTCAGCGTCCACACGCCGGTGTGTTTGATTTCGGAATCCTCCAGTTCGCGCGTCACCGGCACACCGTAGCTCGCGAGCTGCACGAGCTGGTCCTTCGGCAGATAGTAACGCCCCGGATCACCGATCAGCACCCGCGCGCCTTGCGCGACACGGTTTTGCAGAAACGTAAACGCAAGCCCGGCGATGTCCTGCTGATAGAAGATATCGCCGGCGAGCACAGCCTGCGCGGGCAGCGGGTGCGGCCCGGCAAGCAGATCGTCGCCGCAGACGTCGATCGCGACGCCGTTGGCCGCAGCGTTGACCAGGATCGCCTCGCGCGCGAAGCCGTCGATATCGAACGCGGTGACGCTGCGCGCGCCGGCCTTCATCGCCGCGATCGCCACCAGCCCGGAGCCGGAGGCGAGATCGATCACCTCCTTGCCCGCGACATCCTGCGGATGATCCAGCACATAGCGCGCCAGCGCCTGTCCGCCGGCCCAGGCGAACGCCCAGAATGGCGGAGGCAGCCCGGCCTCGCCAAGCTCTTCTTCGGTCTTGCTCCACAACGGCAGCGCCTCGTCGGCGACGTGCAGCCTCACCTCCGGCACCAACGGCACCTCGCGCAGCCGGGTGTTGGCGTGGATGAAGGCGATCGGATCGGTAATGGTGGAGGTGCTCATCGCGCGGTGATGGGCGAGCTACGAAGAGATGTAAAGCGTTGCTCTAAGCCAACCACGTCATCGCCCGCGCAGGCGGGCGATCCAGTATCGGAGAGAGCCCGAGATCCGATCGCGAACGCTCTGGAATACTGGATCCCCCGCATCCGCGGGGGATGACGTCACAATATAATCAGTGCGACTTAGGCTACAGCCCGCCCATCTTGCAGACCAGTTTCCACTCTTCGGCCGTCACCGGCTGCACCGACAGCCGCGAATATTTCATCAGCGCCATTTCGGCGAGCCGGGGTTCGGCCTTGACGGCGGCGAGGGTCACCGGGGTCTTCAGCGGCTTATCGGCCTTGATATCGACGCAGACGAACTTGCCGCTGGCATCGGTCGGATCCGGATAGGCCTCGCGGATGATTTCGGCGATGCCGACGATCTCCTTGCCTTCATTGGAGTGATAGAAGAATGCGCGGTCGCCGCGCCGCATCGCCACCATGTGCAGCTTGGCGGAGTGATTGCGCACGCCGGTCCAGGCTTCGCCGGCGGCGCCCTTGGCGACCTGCTGGTCCCACGACCACACAGACGGCTCGGATTTCACCAGCCAATACGCCACGTCTATTCCTCCGCCTTGAGAGGGCGCGTCAGCAGCCCTTCGATCGCTGCATCGACGCTGAGCTTGCCGCCGAGCACGGCCGCCACCGCGGTCGAGATCGGCATGTCGATGTCTTTGGCCTGCGCCATCTCCAGCAGCACCGGTGCGGTGTAGTAGCCTTCCGCCAGCTTGCCGTGCGCGGCGGACTCGATCCCTTCGCCGCGGCCGAGCGCCATGCCGAACGAGAAGTTACGCGACTGCGGCGTCGAGCAGCACATCGTCAAATCGCCGAGACCCGACAGGCCATGCATGGTCTCGATCCGCGCCCCATAGGCCTTGCCGAACCGCACCAGTTCGACGAAGCCACGCGTCGTCATCGCCGCCAGCGCCGAGGCGCCGAGCTGCCGGCCCTCGACGATGCCGGCCGCGATCGCCAGCACGTTCTTGGTAGCGCCACCAAGTTCGACACCGCGCACGTCGGTCGAATGATACGGGCGGAAGCTGCCGGAATTCATCGCCTGGGCCAGCGCCTGCGCGCAGGCTGCGTCAGTGGCGGCGATCGTCACCGCGGTCGGCAGGCCGCGCGCGACGTCGGCCGCAAAGCTCGGGCCCGAAAGGATCGCCGGGATCGCGGCCGGCGCCGCTTCGGCAATGATCTCAGTCATGAACCGATGGGTGCCGTGCTCGATACCCTTGGCGCAGGCGACCAGCGGCGTGCGCGGCGCGATCAGCGGCTGCAGCGACGTGACCACCTGGCGCAGCACCTGTGCCGGAACCACCAGCAGCAGCGCATCGGCGCGCGCCGCTTCGGCAAGATCGCGCGTCACCTGGATCGACGGCTCCAGCCGCACGCCCGGCAGGAAACGGCTCTCGCGCGCCGCGATCAGATGCTCGGCGTTGCCGGCATCGTGCTCCCACAACGTCACCTTTCGCCCGGCGCGCGCAGCAGTCTGCGCCAGCGCGGTGCCCCAGGCGCCGCCGCCGAGCACGGCAATCGAATTCAACGAACCCATCGCAACATCATCCAAGCCACCGACACAGCCCGGCCTTAGAACCCGGCACGCGTGTTGGCAAATTTCGCCGGTGCGGTGGCGTTGGCGTCGAGCAGCCAACGCGCGCGCGGCGCGGTATCCATCGTGTCGGTGAGGCCGAGCGCCAGCCGCTCGGCTCCGGCCCAGGCGATCATCGCGCCGTTGTCGGTGCACAGCGCCGGCGGTGGCACGATCAGCGTGGTCTGCACCTTGGCGGCGACTTCGCGCAGCATCCGGCGGATCGCCTGATTGGCGGCGGCGCCGCCGGCCGCGACCAGCGCCTTCGGCGGCCCGAACCGTTCCTTGAACAGCCGCAGCCCGGCGCCGAGCCGGTCGGCCACCGATTCCAGCACCGCGGCCTGAAAGCCCGCGCACAGATCGTTGATGTCCTGCGGATCGAGCGGCGTCAGCTTACCGGCCTCGTTGCGGACCGCAGTCTTCAGCCCGGACAGAGAGAAATTGGCATCCTGGCGCCCGAGCATCGGGCGAGGAAATGCGAAGCGGTTGGGATCGCCGGCTTCGGCGGCGCGCTCGACCTGAGGGCCGCCGGGGTAGGGCAGGCCGAGCATCTTGGCGATCTTGTCGAATGCCTCGCCGATCGCGTCGTCGACCGTGGTGCCGAGCCGGACGTAGTTGCCGACGCCGAGCACCGCGACGATCTGAGTGTGGCCGCCGGACGCGAGGAACAGACAGTAGGGAAACTCGACCGCGTCGGTCAGCCGCGGCGTCAGCGCATGGGCTTCGAGATGATTGACCGCGATCAGCGGTGTGCCGTGCACCAGCGCAATCGCCTTGGCGGTGGTCAGTCCGACGATCACGCCACCGATCAGCCCTGGCCCGGCGGCTGCCGCAACCCCGGACAGACTGGCGAACGCCACGCCGGCTTCGTTCATCGCCGCCGCAATGATGCCGTCGAGCACATCGACATGGGCGCGCGCGGCGATCTCCGGGACGACGCCACCAAAGGGGGCGTGTTCATCGGTCTGGGAACGCACGATATTGGAGAGGAGGCGCCCGCTGCCGTCGGCGGGACGCTCGACCACGGCGGCTGCGGTTTCATCGCAGGTGGTCTCGATCCCCAGCACCAGCAAGGCTTGTTCACTAGTCAAATTGAGCCCTTGCGTTTGCGCCCGAACCGGCGTTCTCCTTGCCTCGCGTAGCATTGCGGGGTCTTGGAATGCAATCATCCCCTTGGCGCCCTGCGGCCCCGGCAGATTGCGTGGGAGCAGCGAAGCGGGGCATTGCAGCGCGACCGGTTTTCACGCGGCTCAGGGTCATGCGGCCGGGCTTCTTCGGATTCATTTTCATCAATCGACAGGCGAGGACGTAACGCGTGGCTTTGCTCGTCACCCGCCCGCAACCCGATGGCGACGCGACCGCGAAAGCGTTGCGCGCCAAGGGCTATGACGTGCTGCTGGCGCCGATGCTGCGGTTCGAGCCGGTGCCGTTCCCCGACGATCCCGACGCCCACTACACCGGCGTGATCGTCACCAGCGCCAATGCGCTGCGCGCGCTGGACGACCAGCCGGTGCTGGCGCGGCTGTTGAAACTGCCGCTGTTTGCGGTCGGCAAGCACACTGCTCGCAAGGCGCAGGACGCCGGCTTCAGCGACGTGATCGTGGCGGACGGCGACGCCGCCAAGCTCAGGATCAAGATCCGCGACAGCCTCCGCGGCACAGACAAGCGGGCTGGCGCGTTGCTGTATCTGGCGGGCGCCGATCTGTCGCGAGACCTCGCCGGCGAATTGCGCGAAGATGGCTTCGACGTCGTGATGCAGACCGCCTACCGGATGGTGCCGTTGCCGAGCCTGCCGGCGGACGTATGCGATGCCTTTGCGGCCAATCGCATCGAGGCGGTGCTGCACTACTCGCGGCGGAGCGCCCGGGCGTTCATCGACGCGACGCGGACCTCCGGCATCGAGATTTCGGCGCTGGCGATTCCGCAATGCTGCCTGTCGGAGGCGGTCTCCGAGGTAGTGCGCGAGGCTGGCGCCAACCAGGTGATGGTGGCGCGCAAGCCGGACGAAAAAGCGCTGCTCGAAGCGCTGGATCGGGCCCTCGGCCCGGCCAAAGTGAATTGATGCCGCGCCGGACCGCCGGCGCCGACAGGTAGCGACGAGGAAAATCCAAGGATGGTCGAGAACAGGCCCGAACACGAACAGGCTGCGGAACCGGCCGAGCATCACCAGCCGACCGGCGAGGAGACCAGCACCGCGGCCACTAGTGCCGAGGCAGAAGCTGCAGCGGAGATAGCGCCCGAGGCCGAACCGGCGCAGGGACCGGAGCAGGCCTTCGACATCGCCGCCGATCAGCGCGAGCAGGCCGAGCAGGCTGCCGGCCTGCCGGAACCGGAATTCGCCACCACCACAGCTGCAGCCGATGCGTCGGCGACCGCGCAAAGCTCTGCAGCGCCGCGGAACAGCATTGCGTCGCTGATTCTGCCACCGGTGCTGACGATCGCGATAGCCACCGGCCTCGTCGTCGGTGCCGCCAAGATGGGCCTGCTGCCGCAATTTCTGTCGTCGACCAGCGTCACGGCCCCGCAGGCAGATCCTGCAGCGTTCGATGCGCTGAACGCCCGGATCGCCAAGCTCGAAGCCGCTCCCACGGCTGGCGGCGCAACGGCCGTGCCGAGCGACAGCGCGGCGCTGGAAGCGCTCGCGATCCGGATCACAAATCTCGAAGCGCGGCCAAAGGCGGCATCCGATGGGGCTGCCGCTGCCGATCCGGCCGCTACCGGCCGGATCGATGCGCTGGAGAAGTCGGTGGCGTCGCTGCGGGACGACCTGACAGCGCTGCGGAGCCAGACCGATCAGCTCGCGGCAACCGTGAAGGACTTGAAGGCTGCGCCGGGCGCCAGCGCCGACGAGGCCAAGCCGAGTGCGGAGGCAGCCGGCGCCGACAAGGCGGCCGCGCTGGAGCAGACCACCGCCGCGTTAGCCGCGATCGATCGGCGGCTCGGCGCACTGGAAACCGCCGCCAAGGCCGAGGCGGAGAAACCGGCGCCGAAATCCACCCCCGCCGAAGACGGCGCTCTGCGCCGCGCGGTCGCCGCCACCTTGCTCGACCTCGCCGTCACGCAAGGCCAACCGTTCCAGGCCTTGCTGAAGGCCGCGGCGCCACTCGCGCCCGATGCTGGGTCGCTGAAGCCGCTCGACCGCTTCGCCGCGACCGGCGTTCCGAGTGCCCGTGCGCTCGGCCAGGAGCTGATCGACCAACTGCCGAACCTGCTGCCCGACAAAACCCATTCGAATGCCAATTTCATCGACCGGTTTCAGGCCAATGCCGAGCGGCTGGTGAAGATTCAGCGCTCGGATGCGGTCGAGGGCATCGATCGCACCGCGATCGTCGGCCGGCTGAGCGCGGCCGCCAAGCAGGGCGACATCGCCGCCGCGCTGAAAGAGATGAAAGCGCTTGCGCCGGGTGACCGCGCTCCTGTTCAATCCTGGATCGACAAGGCCGAGGCGCGCGACCAAGCGCTCGCGGCGTCCCATCAATTTGCCACCGCAGCGCTCGGGGCGCTGCAAAAACCGTCGCCATAGGTCTGCCCATGCTGCGCATCGTTCTGTTTCTCGTGATCATCGCGCTCGCGGCGGCGGGCGCCGCCTGGGTGGCCGACCAGCCCGGCGAAGTGGTGCTGTCCTGGAACGACTGGAAGGCGTCGATGACGCTGCCGGTGTTCGCGCTGGTGATCGGCGCCGGCGTGGTCGCCGTGATGCTGGCCTGGGCGATCATCCTCGGCGTGGTGCGCGCGCCCAGCTGGATGAAGCGCGGCCGCAGCTCGCGGCGCAGTGCCCGCGCGCGCAACGCCATCACCCAGGGCCTGCTCGCGGTCGGCCATGGCGACAGTAGCACCGCCCGCCTGCACGCCAGCGCGGCCCGTCGCCACGCACCGCACGATCCGCTCGCTTTGCTGCTACAGGCGCAGTCGGCCCAGCTCGAAGGCGACCGCGAAGGCGCGCGCCGCGCGTTCCTGGCGATGGCCGCCCGCAAGGACACCAAGTCGCTCGGCATGCGCGGGCTGTATATCGAAGCGCAGCGCGCCGACGATCCTTACGCGGCGCTGGCAATCGCCGAAGAGGCGCTGCGGGTTCAGCCGAATTGTGCGTGGGCGTCGCAGGCGGTGCTCGGCTTCCGCTGCGCCCGCTCGGACTGGACTGGCGCGCTGGAAATTCTCGAGCGCAACCTGTCGGCCGGGCTGATCGACAAGAAGGCGTTTCGCCGGCAGCGCGCGGTGCTGCTGACTGCGCGGGCGATCGATCTGGAAGAGAGCGACGAAAGCCTCGCCCGCGACAGCGCACTCGAAGCCAACAAGCTGGCACCGACCCTGGTGCCGGCGGCGGTGCTGGCGGCCAAATATCTCGCCGAAGCTCATCAGGTCCGCCGCGCCATGAAGGTGATCGAGGCCGCCTGGCAGGCGCAGCCGCATCCGGATCTGGCTTCGACCTACGCCAATCTGAAGCCGGGCGACACCGCCACCGCGCGGCTCGGCCGGGTCGAAAATCTGGTCGGCAAGGGTCCGCAGCAGCTCGAAAGTGCCCTCGCGATCGCTCGTGCGGCGATCGACGCCGGCTCGTTCAGCCGCGCCCGCACGGTGCTGCAGCCCTATCTCGACATGCCGACCCAGCGGGTCGCGATGCTGATGGCCGAGATCGAACACGGCGACCGCGGCGATACTGCGAAGGCGAGGGCCTGGACGCTGCGGGCAGTGCGCGCGCTGCACGACCCGGTGTGGACCGCCGACGGCTATGTGTCGGATCACTGGCGGCCGGTGTCGCCGGTCACCGGGCGGCTCGACGCGTTCCAGTGGCAGGTCCCGGTCTCGGCGCTGCCGTCCAGCAAGGCGGTGGTGGTCGATGACAAGTTCCACGACGCACTGATTGCCTCCTCGGCTGGCGAGACGCTGCCCGCCAGTACGACGTCGGAGGCCGTGACGGTGACGGTCGAGGCGGCTCCCGAAGCGCCGATCGTGGCCCCGAAGGAACCGACCGCAGTGTTGGAAGAGACGGCCAAGGCCGACAAGCCCGCCAAGACGACCGAAGCTCCGGCCGAAGCGGTCGCCCCGCCGGCGGCGTCCTCGTCGCCGCTGTTCCACCGCCGCAAGGAAGCTGCTCCGGTAATCCCGATCGTGCGGGCTCCGGACGATCCGGGCGTGGACGAAGACGCCGCGCCGGAAGAGTTCCCCGAACGCGCGCCGACAACGGCCGGGCAGAGCAGCGGCTGGCGGGGTTACCGGCCGCCGCGCTGAGTTGCACGGCGCGTTTCGGTTGTTGGGACCGAGTTCGACAAAACCACATCGGCGGACGCTCCGGCCGCCGGTTCAGGCGCCCTGGTTCTTGCCAATCAGGCCGCCGCCCGATATCAGGAGCCAACGTTTCGGGCCGCTTCGTCAGCGCGCCCGCGGTCGCCGCAATAGCTCAGCTGGTAGAGCACGTCATTCGTAATGACGGGGTCGGGGGTTCGAATCCCTCTTGCGGCACCACCCTCTCTTCATCCGCACTGCTCCGCCTCGCGCGACTTGGCATCGCCGGTGCAGGCTGCCGCCTCCACTTCAGCGGGGCTGGTCGGAACGTTCCGAAACGGGAGCCAGCTTCCAGTCGAACGGTCTCCGTTCTCGACGGATGCGGAGTGAACCGACGAGCGGATCTCCATCCTGGCTCCTCCCAGCGCTTGTCACGACCACGCACGTCCTTGGAGCGAACACCTGCCTGGCTTCGACGAGCCCCGCCGGAACGTTCGGAGACATCGCCGACACATGGGCCGTCGTTGGACGGGGGCAGGGGTCAAATAGAAAAGCCCGCGGCGATGCGCGGGCTTTTGTTGGTACCGGCTCACCCGACCGGGTGAGCCTCGATGTGATGATCTCAACGCTTGGTTTTGATCGTCGCGCCTTCAATGACTCCAGGAGGCGCGTTCAGGGTCGCGGAACGAGGCGCCGATCAGGCGCGCTTCGGAACGCCCAAACCGTTGTGCAGCCAGCTGCTCCAAGACCGCGACAGCGTCTCGCTGACCGTCCGTCCGTCCGTGAACAGCATCTCGCGGGCATTGCTGACCGCCCCCTTCAGATCCATCCACATTTCCTTGAGATTGGACAGAATGCCGTTGGTGCCGTCGAGGACCCGATGGCTCTTCAGCTTCGCCAGTTCGATCAGCGACTGCTGAATCTTGGCGATCGACCGCGCGATCCGGCCGATTTCATCCGAGCGGCTCAGCGCATGAATGCGAACGCTCGTGTCGCCAGAGGCGAGGCGCTCGACGTCCTTCTCCAGTTCGCCAAGCGGGGCGAGCAGGCCGCGCGAAATCCGGGTACCGACCAGACCGACCACCGCGAACACCACGACACCGGCGAGCAGCAGCATGGTGCGAGCAGCGCCGACGCCGTAATCCGGAGTCGAGGTGACCACCGTCTCGGACGCC from the Rhodopseudomonas palustris genome contains:
- a CDS encoding uroporphyrinogen-III synthase codes for the protein MALLVTRPQPDGDATAKALRAKGYDVLLAPMLRFEPVPFPDDPDAHYTGVIVTSANALRALDDQPVLARLLKLPLFAVGKHTARKAQDAGFSDVIVADGDAAKLRIKIRDSLRGTDKRAGALLYLAGADLSRDLAGELREDGFDVVMQTAYRMVPLPSLPADVCDAFAANRIEAVLHYSRRSARAFIDATRTSGIEISALAIPQCCLSEAVSEVVREAGANQVMVARKPDEKALLEALDRALGPAKVN
- a CDS encoding heme biosynthesis protein HemY — protein: MLRIVLFLVIIALAAAGAAWVADQPGEVVLSWNDWKASMTLPVFALVIGAGVVAVMLAWAIILGVVRAPSWMKRGRSSRRSARARNAITQGLLAVGHGDSSTARLHASAARRHAPHDPLALLLQAQSAQLEGDREGARRAFLAMAARKDTKSLGMRGLYIEAQRADDPYAALAIAEEALRVQPNCAWASQAVLGFRCARSDWTGALEILERNLSAGLIDKKAFRRQRAVLLTARAIDLEESDESLARDSALEANKLAPTLVPAAVLAAKYLAEAHQVRRAMKVIEAAWQAQPHPDLASTYANLKPGDTATARLGRVENLVGKGPQQLESALAIARAAIDAGSFSRARTVLQPYLDMPTQRVAMLMAEIEHGDRGDTAKARAWTLRAVRALHDPVWTADGYVSDHWRPVSPVTGRLDAFQWQVPVSALPSSKAVVVDDKFHDALIASSAGETLPASTTSEAVTVTVEAAPEAPIVAPKEPTAVLEETAKADKPAKTTEAPAEAVAPPAASSSPLFHRRKEAAPVIPIVRAPDDPGVDEDAAPEEFPERAPTTAGQSSGWRGYRPPR
- a CDS encoding NAD(P)H-dependent glycerol-3-phosphate dehydrogenase, giving the protein MGSLNSIAVLGGGAWGTALAQTAARAGRKVTLWEHDAGNAEHLIAARESRFLPGVRLEPSIQVTRDLAEAARADALLLVVPAQVLRQVVTSLQPLIAPRTPLVACAKGIEHGTHRFMTEIIAEAAPAAIPAILSGPSFAADVARGLPTAVTIAATDAACAQALAQAMNSGSFRPYHSTDVRGVELGGATKNVLAIAAGIVEGRQLGASALAAMTTRGFVELVRFGKAYGARIETMHGLSGLGDLTMCCSTPQSRNFSFGMALGRGEGIESAAHGKLAEGYYTAPVLLEMAQAKDIDMPISTAVAAVLGGKLSVDAAIEGLLTRPLKAEE
- the tsaD gene encoding tRNA (adenosine(37)-N6)-threonylcarbamoyltransferase complex transferase subunit TsaD, which produces MLVLGIETTCDETAAAVVERPADGSGRLLSNIVRSQTDEHAPFGGVVPEIAARAHVDVLDGIIAAAMNEAGVAFASLSGVAAAAGPGLIGGVIVGLTTAKAIALVHGTPLIAVNHLEAHALTPRLTDAVEFPYCLFLASGGHTQIVAVLGVGNYVRLGTTVDDAIGEAFDKIAKMLGLPYPGGPQVERAAEAGDPNRFAFPRPMLGRQDANFSLSGLKTAVRNEAGKLTPLDPQDINDLCAGFQAAVLESVADRLGAGLRLFKERFGPPKALVAAGGAAANQAIRRMLREVAAKVQTTLIVPPPALCTDNGAMIAWAGAERLALGLTDTMDTAPRARWLLDANATAPAKFANTRAGF
- a CDS encoding COG4223 family protein, encoding MVENRPEHEQAAEPAEHHQPTGEETSTAATSAEAEAAAEIAPEAEPAQGPEQAFDIAADQREQAEQAAGLPEPEFATTTAAADASATAQSSAAPRNSIASLILPPVLTIAIATGLVVGAAKMGLLPQFLSSTSVTAPQADPAAFDALNARIAKLEAAPTAGGATAVPSDSAALEALAIRITNLEARPKAASDGAAAADPAATGRIDALEKSVASLRDDLTALRSQTDQLAATVKDLKAAPGASADEAKPSAEAAGADKAAALEQTTAALAAIDRRLGALETAAKAEAEKPAPKSTPAEDGALRRAVAATLLDLAVTQGQPFQALLKAAAPLAPDAGSLKPLDRFAATGVPSARALGQELIDQLPNLLPDKTHSNANFIDRFQANAERLVKIQRSDAVEGIDRTAIVGRLSAAAKQGDIAAALKEMKALAPGDRAPVQSWIDKAEARDQALAASHQFATAALGALQKPSP